The following proteins are encoded in a genomic region of Bradyrhizobium sp. SK17:
- a CDS encoding S1/P1 nuclease, with translation MSKFARVVVTAVLFAFVPPAFAWGPDGHRVVGSVADQLLTDNAKQQIAAIVGVDLRTAGPWLDCVKSVQRQADGSLAYVVNPAFEPPCTPFANDHAAMIDYVARNWIDCVYPEGVVDETKNRGCHQTYHFDDVAIQRDRFDRNYAGTNDHDLVAATNAAMAVLLGRPAPPPFSIKDKKEALFMLAHLVGDMTQPLHVGALYLDEKGPWRIQM, from the coding sequence ATGTCGAAGTTCGCTCGGGTGGTTGTGACTGCAGTCTTGTTCGCATTTGTGCCGCCTGCCTTTGCATGGGGTCCAGACGGACACAGAGTCGTCGGCTCTGTTGCCGACCAATTGCTCACGGACAACGCCAAGCAGCAGATAGCGGCGATTGTGGGAGTCGATCTTAGGACCGCTGGTCCTTGGCTCGACTGTGTCAAGAGTGTCCAACGTCAAGCGGATGGCTCTTTGGCGTATGTCGTAAACCCGGCCTTCGAGCCACCGTGTACTCCATTTGCCAACGATCATGCCGCGATGATCGATTACGTGGCACGCAACTGGATAGACTGCGTATATCCAGAAGGCGTGGTCGATGAGACGAAGAATAGAGGATGCCATCAGACGTACCACTTCGACGATGTGGCAATTCAGCGGGATCGTTTCGACAGGAACTATGCCGGCACGAACGACCATGATCTCGTAGCTGCGACTAACGCGGCGATGGCGGTTCTCCTCGGTCGGCCAGCGCCGCCACCCTTCTCGATCAAAGACAAGAAGGAGGCGCTGTTCATGCTGGCTCATCTTGTGGGCGATATGACGCAGCCGTTGCATGTCGGCGCGCTCTATCTCGACGAGAAGGGGCCTTGGCGGATCCAGATGTAA